The Zygosaccharomyces rouxii strain CBS732 chromosome G complete sequence genome contains a region encoding:
- a CDS encoding uncharacterized protein (highly similar to uniprot|P15731 Saccharomyces cerevisiae YBR082C UBC4 Ubiquitin-conjugating enzyme that mediates degradation of short-lived and abnormal proteins interacts with E3-CaM in ubiquitinating calmodulin interacts with many SCF ubiquitin protein ligases component of the cellular stress response), which translates to MSLKRITKELNDLGRDPPTSCSAGPVGDDVYHWQASIMGPPDSPYAGGVFFLSIHFPTDYPFKPPKIAFTTKIYHPNINANGNICLDILKDQWSPALTISKVLLSICSLLTDANPDDPLVPEIAHIYKTDRAKYEAQAREWTKKYAV; encoded by the exons ATGTCTTTGAAGCGTATCACTAAGGAACTAAACGATTTGGGAAG AGATCCACCTACTTCATGTTCAGCAGGTCCAGTCGGTGATGACGTTTACCACTGGCAAGCATCTATAATGGGACCACCAGACTCTCCTTATGCAGGTggtgttttctttttgtcgATTCATTTCCCAACCGATTATCCATTTAAACCACCAAAGATTGCCTTCACTACAAAAATATACCATCCAAACATCAACGCCAACGGTAACATCTGTCTAGATATATTGAAAGATCAATGGTCACCAGCTTTGACCATCTCTAAGGTGTTGTTATCTATCTGTTCACTTTTGACTGATGCAAATCCAGATGATCCTCTGGTTCCAGAAATTGCACATATTTACAAAACTGATAGAGCCAAGTATGAAGCACAAGCTCGAGAATGGACTAAAAAATACGCTGTATGA